A region from the Rosa rugosa chromosome 6, drRosRugo1.1, whole genome shotgun sequence genome encodes:
- the LOC133716660 gene encoding uncharacterized protein LOC133716660 produces the protein MNILFWNCQRIVNRRTRHALKMLIQKHRINLVVLSETHCTKEQHQSLRRSIGLPHIAHFDCVERAGGLALLWDDSISVRVQDVERYYVDAYIQAPNEVEWRFTGFYGHPETGQCHLSGNLLRSLARNPGDLWVVAGDFNEILELGEKSGGRVRSQGQMQAFQDALSDCNLKDMGSTRGLYTWSDSNTKERLDRGTCTPTWLSEFGFSRVVNLHPSRSDHIPLLLEVRKEQMCHEKLRCQFRFEEMWCAHGGFSAKVEEAWSTPYGGEPMLY, from the coding sequence ATGAATATTCTGTTTTGGAACTGTCAAAGAATTGTGAATAGAAGAACTAGACATGCTCTGAAGATGTTAATTCAAAAGCATCGCATCAATCTGGTTGTTCTCAGTGAGACTCATTGCACTAAGGAACAACATCAGTCTCTTCGACGATCTATTGGGCTTCCTCATATTGCTCACTTTGACTGTGTGGAGAGAGCAGGGGGTCTCGCTTTACTCTGGGATGACTCCATCTCGGTTAGGGTTCAAGATGTGGAGCGGTATTATGTTGATGCCTATATCCAAGCTCCTAACGAGGTGGAGTGGCGTTTCACTGGGTTTTATGGACATCCTGAGACTGGACAATGTCACTTGTCGGGGAATCTGTTACGATCTTTAGCCCGGAATCCAGGGGATCTTTGGGTAGTTGCTGGTGATTTCAATGAAATATTGGAGTTAGGAGAGAAGTCAGGAGGTAGGGTGCGTAGTCAAGGGCAGATGCAGGCGTTTCAGGATGCCCTCTCGGATTGTAACCTGAAGGATATGGGTTCTACTAGAGGATTGTACACGTGGTCTGATTCGAACACGAAGGAGAGGCTCGACAGGGGCACCTGTACCCCAACCTGGTTATCGGAATTTGGTTTTTCACGTGTGGTTAATCTCCATCCTAGTAGGTCGGACCACATACCCCTTCTCTTGGAGGTTCGTAAGGAACAAATGTGTCATGAAAAACTCCGATGTCAATTCCGGTTTGAAGAGATGTGGTGTGCTCATGGAGGCTTCTCGGCCAAGGTGGAGGAGGCTTGGAGTACTCCTTATGGTGGGGAACCCATGCTCTATTAA
- the LOC133714890 gene encoding uncharacterized protein LOC133714890, protein MGGGEHAHGEGAHGGDFRAKVWSMSGGPYCRPKHWKRNTAFAMFGVFLICIPIAMKSAELEQRPHQPVRPIPSQMWCKNFGKKDY, encoded by the exons ATGGGAGGAGGCGAGCATGCGCACGGCGAAGGGGCCCACGGCGGAGACTTCAGGGCGAAGGTGTGGAGCATGAGCGGTGGGCCCTACTGCAGGCCCAAGCACTGGAAGCGCAACACGGCCTTCGCCATGTTCGGAGTCTTCCTCATCTGCATTCCCATCGCCATGAAATCTGCCGAGCTCGAG CAACGGCCACATCAACCAGTTCGCCCCATTCCTTCACAAATGTGGTGCAAGAACTTTGGAAAGAAAGACTACTGA